The genomic window GTAGCCCATGCTGTCGGCCAGCGCCTTGACGGGCTGGTTGGTGGTCAGGAGGAGCATCGTGTCACGGTGGACGCGCCTGCCCCGGAGTAGCTCGGCCAGGAGACGCACCTCGAAGAGGGAGAGATGCGGCGTCCCGAAGACGACCAGGTCGGCCTTTTCCTTTTCCGGGACAAAGCTCCGGTAGATGGAAGCGAGCGCGCCGGGCGCGACGACGATCCGTGCGCGGGGGGCCCGCCCGCCGAAGGCTTCCTCAAGCGTCCGGGCCTCGGGCGTCACGCCCACGATGTGGAACATGGCCAACGACCCGTAGGAGGCGAGGGTCGCACCGAGCTGCTTCAAGGCGTCGCCGCCGGGGGCGACCTGAAGCCCGGTGAAAACGGGGACGAGCCAGTAGTTCGTGAGCTGCCGGCCCACAAAGACCCCGAGGGCGCCCCAGTCGCTGACGGTTCGCGGCGAGTCGCGCACCTCGACGAGATGGGTCCCAAACCGGCACTCGGGCAGGTGCATGCCGTAGGCCGGCACCCGCCCGGTGAGGGCAGCGCCGTAGGAGGCGGGCCCACCCTCGAAGTTGGAGCGGGCCCCGGCCACTGCGTTGGCGTAGATGACCGTGCCCGTGTCCCCCCACGCCAGGTGCTCGCCGAAGAGCGGCTGGCAGATCGTTTGGTAGTTGGTGCAGGAATCGAGGGCGACGCCACCCATCGCCACCACCAGTTCGCGGAGCCGCCGCTCCTTCGCCGCCACCTCCTCGGGCTGGCCCAGCTCCCGGTAGAGGTCGAAGTCCACGTTGCGCGCGTTGGTGGTTGTCGGCACGACGAAGCGGGCCCCCTGCCGGACCAAGTCCTCGACGAAGGCCAGGCCGGCGTCCCCCATGGACTCAGAGTCGCCCGTCAGGTGAGCCGAGGCGACGGGAACCATCTCGCGGGCGCCGAAGAACTCGCCCACGGCCATCTGCATCGCGAGAGCCCGGCCGGCCGGCTCTCCCCAGCGACCAGCCAGGATCCC from Candidatus Rokuibacteriota bacterium includes these protein-coding regions:
- a CDS encoding aconitase X catalytic domain-containing protein encodes the protein MPLRLTPEEDGILAGRWGEPAGRALAMQMAVGEFFGAREMVPVASAHLTGDSESMGDAGLAFVEDLVRQGARFVVPTTTNARNVDFDLYRELGQPEEVAAKERRLRELVVAMGGVALDSCTNYQTICQPLFGEHLAWGDTGTVIYANAVAGARSNFEGGPASYGAALTGRVPAYGMHLPECRFGTHLVEVRDSPRTVSDWGALGVFVGRQLTNYWLVPVFTGLQVAPGGDALKQLGATLASYGSLAMFHIVGVTPEARTLEEAFGGRAPRARIVVAPGALASIYRSFVPEKEKADLVVFGTPHLSLFEVRLLAELLRGRRVHRDTMLLLTTNQPVKALADSMGYTAVIEEAGGKILAGACYYIMTPRELARRHGFRTIVTDSAKLANIIPASGYNAIFRPTADCVEAAVTGRISA